The following coding sequences are from one Rubrobacter radiotolerans DSM 5868 window:
- a CDS encoding ArsR/SmtB family transcription factor codes for MSDEGFRLISERFKCLSEPMRLRLIYALMDGEKSVGELVEETNGLQANVSKHLGILLDAGILLRRKEGLRAYYRIADETVYELCDLVCGSLEERLSLELQSLSG; via the coding sequence ATGTCGGACGAGGGGTTTCGCCTGATCTCGGAACGGTTCAAGTGCCTCTCGGAGCCGATGCGGCTGCGCCTGATCTACGCCCTCATGGACGGCGAGAAGTCCGTCGGTGAGCTCGTCGAGGAGACGAACGGTCTCCAGGCCAACGTCTCCAAGCACCTCGGCATCCTGCTGGACGCCGGCATCCTCCTCCGCCGCAAGGAGGGTCTCAGAGCCTACTACCGGATCGCCGACGAGACCGTCTACGAACTCTGCGACCTTGTCTGCGGCTCTCTTGAGGAACGTCTCTCGCTCGAACTCCAGAGCCTCTCCGGCTAG
- a CDS encoding cytochrome c biogenesis protein CcdA, producing MEELGYWLLDVIGAFLTWAEPYLTRGVEIIESGSPFVALITVPAGVALGLTPASYPMVPAVVGYAAGGRTSARRRAALSLAFSGGIITVYALLGIVFATLGLTLMALLNRSIWLPFAVLAPFFWIMGLRLLGVLRFGMFTLRTPDPERARGGGMLGAYLLGLPFGLAGCPSCALVLPSVLIAIAASGSPITGLLAMGGLGIGQGIVLVAAGTFIGGLAQIKRLVPYRIFVEKTLGLILILCAAYFTWRALIWL from the coding sequence GTGGAGGAGTTAGGTTACTGGCTGCTGGATGTTATCGGGGCTTTCCTTACGTGGGCCGAGCCCTACCTCACCCGGGGCGTTGAAATTATCGAGTCGGGCTCGCCTTTCGTGGCCCTGATCACCGTCCCCGCTGGTGTGGCTCTCGGCCTGACCCCCGCGAGCTACCCGATGGTGCCGGCCGTTGTCGGGTACGCTGCGGGCGGGCGGACGAGCGCGCGAAGAAGGGCCGCGCTCAGCCTGGCCTTCTCGGGCGGGATCATCACCGTCTATGCCCTGCTGGGCATCGTGTTCGCCACGCTCGGGCTTACCCTGATGGCCCTTCTCAACCGGTCGATCTGGCTTCCGTTCGCCGTTCTGGCTCCGTTTTTCTGGATCATGGGCCTGAGGCTTCTCGGGGTGCTCCGCTTCGGGATGTTTACTCTCCGGACGCCCGATCCGGAGCGAGCCAGAGGCGGTGGCATGCTCGGCGCGTACCTGCTCGGCCTGCCGTTCGGGCTGGCGGGATGTCCCTCCTGCGCCCTTGTCCTCCCGTCCGTCCTTATAGCCATAGCAGCGAGCGGCAGCCCGATCACCGGGTTGCTCGCAATGGGCGGGCTCGGGATCGGACAGGGGATCGTCCTCGTCGCGGCGGGAACGTTCATCGGGGGCCTCGCGCAGATCAAACGCCTCGTTCCCTACAGGATCTTTGTCGAGAAGACCCTCGGTCTTATCCTGATCCTCTGCGCGGCCTACTTCACGTGGAGAGCGCTTATCTGGCTCTAA
- a CDS encoding cytochrome c biogenesis CcdA family protein, translating into METTLLAAFLGGGLSLFSPCSALLLPAFFAFAFGTGWRLASRTLVFYAGLCLTLVPLGAGAGAISSFFYGYRGEIILASGVLVMGFGVLQILGLGSGLRVATRFGGRVTDRSAASILVLGSVYGFAGFCSGPALGAILTVAAASGQASRGAVLLAVYALGMAAPLFALALFWDRFDLGRRRWLRGREIGPGSLRLHTTNLISGSMFIVLGALFVFYEGTSSLSGLYERFLPTSATFAAQNATQALGSRVPDQIFLIVAAAALVGVVLWLLAVRVRKERAGNAGGREASSGETDGSGGREGADSWRS; encoded by the coding sequence GTGGAGACGACGCTTCTTGCGGCCTTTCTCGGCGGGGGGCTCTCGCTGTTCTCGCCGTGCAGCGCGCTGCTCCTTCCGGCCTTCTTCGCCTTTGCGTTCGGGACCGGCTGGCGGCTCGCATCGAGGACGCTCGTCTTCTACGCCGGGCTCTGCCTGACGCTCGTCCCGCTCGGAGCCGGGGCCGGGGCGATAAGCTCCTTCTTCTACGGCTACCGGGGCGAGATCATTCTGGCCTCCGGCGTACTTGTAATGGGTTTCGGCGTGCTACAGATTCTCGGGCTCGGGTCCGGCCTCAGGGTCGCCACGCGGTTCGGAGGCCGGGTTACGGACCGCTCCGCGGCCTCGATCCTCGTTCTCGGCTCGGTCTACGGGTTCGCCGGTTTCTGCTCCGGACCTGCGCTCGGCGCGATCCTCACCGTGGCTGCGGCCTCGGGGCAGGCGAGCCGGGGAGCGGTCCTGCTGGCCGTCTACGCTCTCGGAATGGCCGCTCCTCTTTTCGCGCTCGCCCTTTTCTGGGACCGGTTCGACCTCGGCCGCAGGCGGTGGTTGAGGGGTAGGGAGATCGGGCCGGGCTCGCTCAGGCTGCACACGACCAACCTTATCAGCGGCTCGATGTTCATTGTTCTCGGGGCGCTCTTTGTCTTCTACGAGGGCACCTCCTCGCTCTCCGGACTCTACGAGCGCTTTCTCCCCACGAGCGCGACGTTCGCGGCGCAGAACGCGACGCAGGCCCTCGGTTCCAGGGTGCCGGACCAGATATTCCTGATCGTCGCTGCGGCTGCGCTGGTCGGGGTCGTGCTCTGGCTGCTTGCAGTTCGGGTGCGTAAGGAGAGGGCCGGTAACGCGGGCGGTCGGGAAGCCTCTTCCGGCGAGACGGACGGCTCCGGCGGGCGGGAGGGAGCGGACTCGTGGAGGAGTTAG
- a CDS encoding DsbA family protein has product MENRQTEPTRNVRRTGGPQRTLLLFGGILLVALAAGAVIFLVPLRDGDGAQSNVPETTDAGPSELPAPTLGSEDAPVTMIEYSDFQCPYCGQFAREVKPELVEKYVTNGTLRIEWRDFPYLGQESVNAALAARAAQGQGKFWEYHDLLYGAQGSPGSGAFSDDGLVELAQRAGLDRERFESDFRSARYRAAVASAFEAGQRDGVRGTPTFVINGEQIVGAQPQPVFEEAIERAAREAEGRDG; this is encoded by the coding sequence ATGGAGAACAGACAGACCGAACCTACTCGAAACGTCCGTCGTACCGGCGGCCCGCAAAGGACGCTCCTGCTCTTCGGGGGCATCCTTCTCGTCGCGCTCGCGGCCGGAGCCGTAATCTTTCTTGTCCCCCTGCGGGATGGGGACGGCGCACAGAGCAACGTGCCCGAGACGACCGACGCCGGTCCGTCCGAGCTGCCCGCCCCGACGCTTGGGAGCGAGGATGCGCCGGTCACCATGATCGAGTACTCAGACTTCCAGTGTCCGTACTGCGGCCAGTTCGCACGCGAGGTGAAGCCCGAGCTCGTGGAGAAGTACGTCACTAACGGCACCCTTCGCATCGAGTGGCGGGACTTCCCCTACCTCGGGCAGGAGTCGGTCAACGCGGCGCTCGCCGCAAGAGCCGCCCAGGGACAGGGCAAGTTCTGGGAATATCACGACCTGCTTTACGGGGCCCAGGGCTCCCCCGGCTCCGGCGCCTTCTCCGACGACGGGCTGGTAGAGCTGGCGCAGAGGGCCGGGCTCGACCGGGAGCGCTTCGAGTCGGACTTCAGGAGCGCCCGCTACCGGGCGGCGGTCGCCTCCGCCTTCGAGGCCGGCCAGCGGGACGGCGTGAGGGGCACGCCGACCTTCGTCATCAACGGAGAGCAGATCGTGGGCGCCCAGCCCCAGCCGGTGTTCGAGGAGGCGATCGAGCGCGCGGCAAGGGAGGCCGAAGGGCGGGACGGGTAG
- a CDS encoding YeeE/YedE family protein, whose protein sequence is MAIWYTNKRRCAPKPPTRGISRKKERFELEDFTPISGLIGGIMIGLSATLLLLLTGRIAGISGIVGGIFTGGRESLWRVAFLIGMLLAAVGYVAAVGSEGLVEVEVSLPLVILGGLLVGFGTRLGSGCTSGHGVCGLARFSKRSFAATATFFLVAIATVYVVRHVF, encoded by the coding sequence ATGGCGATATGGTATACAAATAAGCGACGTTGCGCTCCGAAGCCGCCGACGCGCGGTATTTCAAGAAAGAAAGAGAGGTTTGAGTTGGAGGACTTCACGCCGATCAGCGGCTTGATAGGGGGGATCATGATAGGTCTCTCGGCGACATTGCTGCTGCTTTTGACCGGGAGGATCGCCGGGATAAGCGGCATTGTCGGGGGTATTTTCACCGGAGGTCGGGAGTCGTTGTGGCGGGTTGCGTTTCTTATCGGGATGCTGCTTGCTGCGGTCGGGTACGTGGCGGCGGTCGGGAGTGAGGGTCTCGTCGAGGTTGAGGTTTCGCTGCCGCTCGTGATCCTCGGCGGGCTGCTCGTCGGTTTCGGGACGCGGCTTGGTTCCGGGTGCACGAGCGGGCACGGGGTGTGCGGGCTTGCAAGGTTCTCGAAGCGGTCCTTTGCGGCGACGGCGACCTTCTTTCTTGTCGCGATAGCCACCGTTTACGTTGTCCGGCACGTCTTTTAG
- a CDS encoding DUF6691 family protein, with protein MKAIVALLTGALFGLGLAVSGMMNPAKVLGFLDFAGDWDPTLAFVMGGAVLVTASTFWLILRRSGPIFEKRFYLPEKQDLDAKLLGGAVLFGVGWGLVGLCPGPAIVALVAQTWPILAFIGAMALGMALHHVMLGGRRAS; from the coding sequence TTGAAAGCAATAGTCGCACTCTTGACGGGCGCTCTTTTCGGGCTCGGGCTTGCCGTTTCGGGGATGATGAACCCGGCGAAGGTGCTCGGTTTCCTTGACTTTGCGGGGGACTGGGACCCGACGCTCGCGTTCGTGATGGGCGGAGCGGTCCTTGTAACCGCCTCAACGTTCTGGCTGATACTCAGGAGGTCCGGACCTATCTTCGAGAAGAGGTTCTACCTGCCGGAGAAGCAAGACCTCGACGCCAAGCTGCTCGGGGGAGCGGTGCTCTTCGGGGTGGGCTGGGGGCTCGTGGGGCTATGTCCCGGTCCGGCGATCGTTGCGCTGGTCGCCCAGACATGGCCGATTCTTGCGTTTATCGGGGCGATGGCCCTCGGGATGGCGTTGCACCACGTGATGCTCGGCGGCCGACGCGCCTCGTGA
- a CDS encoding TetR/AcrR family transcriptional regulator yields MRNLRGSRTSGGEVRERIISAACRCFSEEGYAGTAIHSVSREAGITPSTFYNHFASKRELLEEATSRVIAHDEGRFSAVVEEVGRRNSGSVPLGPGEIFRLLETREPRQMTRLRIEVWAEAVRDRELRSRLEGWIRTAATAVSRSLGNEEATGEQLVSFYLGLSLRRELERPASYSSSSLRRRTGGRP; encoded by the coding sequence GTGAGAAACCTCCGGGGGTCCCGGACAAGCGGCGGGGAAGTCAGGGAGCGGATCATAAGCGCCGCCTGCCGGTGCTTCTCCGAGGAGGGCTACGCGGGCACGGCGATCCACTCCGTGAGCCGGGAGGCCGGGATCACCCCGAGCACTTTCTACAACCACTTCGCAAGCAAGCGGGAGCTGCTGGAGGAGGCGACATCGCGGGTTATCGCCCACGACGAGGGGCGCTTCTCCGCGGTTGTCGAGGAGGTCGGAAGAAGGAACTCCGGGAGCGTCCCCCTCGGGCCGGGTGAGATCTTCAGGCTCCTGGAGACCAGAGAGCCGCGTCAGATGACGAGGCTCCGAATAGAGGTCTGGGCCGAGGCGGTAAGGGACAGGGAGCTCCGGTCCCGGCTGGAGGGCTGGATCCGGACCGCAGCAACGGCCGTGTCCAGGAGCTTGGGTAATGAAGAAGCGACCGGCGAACAACTCGTGTCTTTCTACCTCGGGCTCTCGCTGCGGCGGGAGCTCGAGCGTCCCGCAAGCTACAGTTCTTCCAGCCTCCGGCGGCGAACCGGCGGGCGACCGTGA
- a CDS encoding OsmC family protein, with protein MSNENQKVEDAAVRLVEGMHFAGEIDGFSIDLDAEESAGGRGKGTQPMRLLLLGMAGCTAMDVISILRKKRQQISALEVEVRGDRREEHPRTYERAEILYRVRGEGVDPKAVERAIELSESRYCPAIATIGKSAQITSRYEIEEG; from the coding sequence ATGAGCAACGAGAATCAGAAAGTCGAGGACGCCGCGGTCAGGCTCGTCGAAGGCATGCACTTCGCCGGAGAGATAGATGGGTTCAGCATCGACCTCGACGCCGAGGAGAGCGCCGGAGGTCGGGGGAAGGGAACTCAGCCGATGCGCTTGCTGCTGCTCGGGATGGCCGGGTGCACGGCGATGGACGTCATCTCAATCCTGCGCAAGAAGCGTCAGCAGATCAGCGCTCTTGAGGTCGAGGTCCGCGGCGACCGCCGGGAGGAACACCCCCGAACCTACGAGCGGGCGGAGATCCTGTACCGGGTTCGCGGCGAGGGAGTGGACCCGAAGGCGGTCGAGAGGGCGATAGAGCTCTCCGAGTCGCGCTACTGCCCGGCCATCGCCACCATCGGCAAGTCTGCGCAGATCACAAGCCGCTACGAGATCGAAGAAGGCTAA
- a CDS encoding glutaredoxin family protein — translation MSRVVLFSTSTCSWCRRAKQYLKEKRVPFKEIDVGRDPEAARDLVRKTGQTGVPVLKIGSKWIVGFDRPRIEHELERLQ, via the coding sequence ATGTCCCGAGTTGTATTGTTCAGCACCTCGACCTGTTCGTGGTGCAGGCGAGCGAAGCAGTATCTCAAGGAGAAGCGGGTACCGTTCAAGGAGATCGATGTCGGGCGGGATCCGGAGGCGGCGCGTGATCTCGTGCGCAAGACCGGGCAGACTGGTGTGCCGGTACTGAAGATCGGGAGCAAGTGGATTGTCGGCTTTGACCGGCCGCGCATCGAGCACGAGCTGGAGCGCCTTCAGTAG
- a CDS encoding universal stress protein produces MPGVLDGGEAMSYLPERILLATDGSEDAVRASRTAAELARRLGAELHVVHVGLEWHLFTHDYINPKQYERLKEERQKVLDEQVAEIEARGGRVTKAHLRMGRRVDEEVIDLAREIGAELIVVGSRGLGPLSRAVLGSDSNNIVHHAHCPVLVVRREDGAEPTGD; encoded by the coding sequence ATGCCGGGCGTGCTCGATGGGGGTGAGGCTATGAGTTATCTGCCGGAGAGGATACTGCTCGCGACCGACGGCTCGGAGGACGCGGTCCGAGCCAGCCGGACGGCGGCGGAGCTGGCCCGGAGGCTCGGGGCCGAGTTGCACGTCGTGCACGTGGGGCTTGAGTGGCACCTTTTCACGCACGACTACATAAACCCGAAGCAGTACGAGAGGCTCAAGGAGGAGCGCCAGAAGGTGCTCGACGAGCAGGTAGCGGAGATCGAGGCCCGCGGCGGGCGGGTGACGAAGGCTCACCTCAGGATGGGTCGCCGGGTGGACGAGGAGGTTATAGACCTGGCCCGGGAGATAGGTGCGGAGTTGATCGTCGTCGGCAGCCGGGGGCTCGGTCCCCTGAGTCGGGCGGTTCTCGGGAGCGACTCGAACAACATCGTCCACCACGCCCACTGTCCGGTGCTCGTGGTCCGCAGGGAGGACGGCGCGGAGCCGACCGGAGACTAG